From Actinomycetota bacterium, one genomic window encodes:
- a CDS encoding HEAT repeat domain-containing protein encodes MGDHGKRADGLTRLGLALGRRLLLAWAERRRGYGEKETRDLLPRRGMPEYGSTGTLPDVDVPGARPGSGGAGHAPPGAEAAGEGRATEAAPASRSLEELMEALRDRSARVRKEAAKELGKRGGPGVEKALEPLLDDEEHAVREEAVAALRAIGGVHAARILKEALKSGDWERRKAVARALHELGWKEDQGEASALYHVAMGEWEQAARMGRRAVPALVSALQSSGDESLREGAAAALGRVGDQAAVQALIDALRDIHPRVRKAAARSLGGMGRRKAVEPLIEALEDPDEEVRREVVEALVRIGSAAMQPLVAALKEGSVTLRMRAAEVISRFYQSREMEPLVNAFLVSLLKEGDVWARARTATILGEIGEPWAVGPLIEALYFFNVREAARKALVRIGEPAVAPLIAALRHHHIAVRKAAADVLREIGDERAVNPLLSALKDRDWEVREAARAALAAIERRGRGKEGITDQLIL; translated from the coding sequence ATGGGTGATCACGGGAAGAGAGCGGATGGCCTCACCCGCCTGGGCCTGGCGCTCGGCAGGCGCCTGTTGCTGGCCTGGGCTGAGAGAAGGAGGGGTTACGGAGAGAAGGAAACGCGGGATCTTTTGCCGCGCCGGGGCATGCCAGAATATGGTAGTACAGGGACCCTCCCGGACGTGGATGTGCCGGGAGCACGACCGGGAAGCGGCGGTGCAGGACATGCGCCTCCGGGGGCGGAGGCGGCCGGAGAGGGAAGGGCGACGGAGGCGGCTCCCGCGTCCCGCTCCCTGGAGGAGCTCATGGAGGCGCTAAGGGACAGGAGCGCCCGGGTCAGGAAGGAGGCCGCGAAGGAACTGGGCAAGCGCGGGGGCCCGGGGGTCGAAAAGGCACTGGAGCCCCTGCTGGACGACGAGGAACATGCCGTGAGGGAGGAAGCCGTCGCGGCACTCCGCGCCATAGGCGGCGTGCATGCCGCGCGCATCCTGAAGGAAGCCCTGAAAAGCGGGGATTGGGAGCGGCGAAAGGCCGTCGCGAGGGCGCTGCATGAGCTGGGTTGGAAGGAGGACCAGGGCGAGGCGAGCGCATTATACCACGTGGCCATGGGGGAATGGGAACAAGCGGCCCGCATGGGGAGGCGAGCCGTGCCCGCCCTCGTGTCCGCCCTGCAGTCAAGCGGCGATGAAAGCCTGCGGGAGGGAGCCGCCGCAGCGCTCGGACGCGTAGGGGACCAAGCGGCCGTGCAGGCGCTCATCGATGCCCTGCGGGACATCCATCCCCGGGTGAGGAAGGCGGCCGCCCGTTCTCTCGGGGGGATGGGTCGCCGCAAGGCGGTGGAGCCGCTTATCGAGGCCCTGGAGGACCCCGACGAGGAGGTGCGCCGGGAGGTGGTCGAGGCGCTGGTCAGGATAGGCAGCGCGGCCATGCAGCCCCTGGTCGCCGCCCTCAAGGAAGGTAGCGTCACCCTGCGCATGAGGGCCGCGGAGGTGATAAGCAGGTTTTACCAGTCCAGGGAGATGGAGCCACTGGTGAACGCCTTCCTGGTCTCCCTCCTGAAGGAAGGCGACGTCTGGGCGCGGGCGAGGACCGCGACCATCCTGGGCGAGATCGGGGAGCCCTGGGCGGTGGGGCCCTTGATCGAAGCGCTCTATTTCTTCAACGTGAGGGAGGCGGCGCGCAAGGCGCTGGTGAGGATCGGGGAGCCCGCCGTCGCGCCGCTCATCGCGGCGCTGCGCCATCACCATATCGCCGTGCGCAAGGCGGCGGCGGACGTGCTGCGGGAGATAGGCGACGAGAGGGCGGTGAATCCCTTGCTGAGCGCCCTGAAAGACCGCGATTGGGAGGTGCGGGAGGCTGCCCGTGCCGCCCTTGCGGCCATCGAGAGGCGCGGAAGGGGCAAGGAAGGCATCACGGACCAGTTGATCCTGTGA
- a CDS encoding PadR family transcriptional regulator, translating into MSVKYAILGLLHYEDMHGYRIKKHIEHNFGHMWTINYGQIFTALRKMEDEGLVVMRDLVPSDNGGPRRKVYSITPAGREEFSRWLASAPEKEMLIRDPFLLRFVFFGFGDPRRALEILEGQIESYEKQLRRRRDNLERWRHHGDYVRLMAELGVQFNELYLEWLRRAHRELSAGLRESGKGNTRRRGEARGEVAKEGRKEAGSKAR; encoded by the coding sequence ATGTCGGTCAAGTACGCCATCCTCGGGCTTCTGCATTACGAAGACATGCACGGTTACCGCATCAAGAAGCACATCGAGCACAACTTCGGCCACATGTGGACCATAAACTACGGGCAGATCTTCACCGCCCTGAGGAAGATGGAGGACGAGGGGCTGGTGGTCATGCGGGACCTGGTCCCCTCCGACAACGGGGGACCCCGCCGCAAGGTCTATTCCATCACCCCCGCGGGCAGGGAAGAGTTCTCCCGCTGGCTGGCTTCCGCTCCCGAGAAGGAGATGCTCATCCGGGACCCCTTCCTCCTGCGCTTCGTCTTCTTCGGCTTCGGCGACCCGCGGCGGGCCCTGGAGATCCTGGAAGGGCAGATAGAGAGCTACGAGAAGCAGCTCCGGAGGCGGCGGGATAACCTGGAGCGGTGGCGGCACCACGGCGACTACGTGCGGCTCATGGCGGAGCTGGGGGTGCAGTTCAACGAGCTCTACCTGGAATGGCTGCGGCGCGCCCACCGCGAGCTCTCGGCCGGCCTGCGGGAGAGCGGCAAGGGGAACACGAGGAGGCGCGGAGAGGCCAGGGGAGAGGTCGCAAAGGAAGGCAGGAAAGAAGCCGGCAGCAAGGCCAGGTAG
- a CDS encoding NAD-dependent epimerase/dehydratase family protein, whose product MEYSGITLVTGAAGFMGSHMVEYLASRGVRVRATARPRRDTTFFDRLGVEYVGADLTREETLPPLFAGDVDRVFHFGAVCNFSTPYEKLYPINVQGVERITRLALEKGVKAFVHIASTDVYGAYKGTPFTEESPREPIDDYGRSKRDGEDVVFRRMEEGLPAIITRPCTVYGPRCNDGAGKAFSRPSSIKAIPGSGKQLLSNVRAEDVAAAAYHLSLREGCFGQVYNIADDSHPTLEEALLLAAEAFGTKPPRLHLPLWLVKASARLEGWKAARKGVVPDLEYDAVRFLYDDYIVDNSRLKATGYRFIYPDFRESMLQLKEWYARGGGRDEPSPGRYEGDA is encoded by the coding sequence ATGGAATATTCCGGCATAACACTGGTGACCGGCGCCGCCGGCTTCATGGGCAGCCACATGGTGGAGTACCTCGCTTCGCGGGGGGTCAGGGTCAGGGCCACCGCCCGCCCGCGCAGGGATACCACCTTCTTCGACCGCCTGGGGGTTGAATACGTGGGCGCGGACCTCACCCGAGAGGAGACCCTGCCGCCCCTCTTCGCGGGAGACGTGGACAGGGTCTTCCACTTCGGGGCGGTGTGCAATTTCTCCACCCCCTACGAGAAGCTCTATCCCATAAACGTCCAGGGGGTGGAGCGCATCACCCGGCTTGCCCTGGAGAAGGGGGTGAAGGCCTTCGTGCACATCGCCTCCACGGACGTCTACGGCGCCTACAAGGGAACCCCCTTCACCGAGGAGAGCCCCCGCGAGCCCATCGACGACTACGGGCGCAGCAAGCGGGACGGGGAGGACGTGGTGTTCCGGCGCATGGAAGAGGGGCTCCCGGCCATCATCACCCGGCCCTGCACCGTCTACGGGCCGCGCTGCAACGACGGCGCGGGCAAGGCCTTTTCCCGCCCCTCCTCCATCAAGGCCATCCCCGGTAGCGGGAAACAGCTTCTCTCCAACGTTCGGGCGGAGGATGTAGCCGCCGCGGCATACCACCTCTCCCTGCGCGAGGGATGTTTCGGGCAGGTATACAACATCGCCGACGACAGCCACCCCACGCTGGAAGAAGCCCTGCTGCTGGCCGCGGAGGCCTTCGGCACCAAACCGCCGAGGCTCCACCTTCCCCTGTGGCTGGTCAAGGCATCGGCGCGGTTGGAGGGGTGGAAGGCCGCTCGCAAGGGAGTCGTCCCCGACCTGGAGTACGACGCCGTGCGCTTCCTCTACGACGACTACATCGTGGACAACTCCAGGCTCAAGGCCACCGGCTACCGCTTCATCTACCCTGATTTCCGGGAGTCGATGCTCCAGCTCAAGGAGTGGTACGCACGGGGGGGCGGGAGGGACGAGCCCTCGCCGGGCAGGTACGAGGGCGACGCTTGA
- a CDS encoding SDR family NAD(P)-dependent oxidoreductase, with protein sequence MERVVVITGLAQGIGREVARLLDGRGWAVAGFDVDAEGLASLAGELAGGDRHHLVTLDISDRPGIRSFSRDVLDKYGKVDTVLSNVGIGFFGPFEEIDLEAALRCLEINVIGAAAVFQAFLPSMRERGEGKLVAMSSLVGQIPFPFESIYTASKFALEGLLLAFRYEVEPFGIRVAIIEPAQVSTGFAAKIHKLPPEGSPYRERVKRFIDRDNELIKTAPDPVQAARAVAKVVEAEKPPLFTRLAFRDSFFITINRWLPAGIRDAILVNFMKIKV encoded by the coding sequence ATGGAACGCGTGGTGGTGATCACGGGGCTGGCCCAGGGGATAGGCCGGGAGGTGGCCAGGCTGCTGGACGGGAGGGGTTGGGCGGTGGCCGGCTTCGACGTGGACGCGGAGGGGCTGGCCTCCCTCGCGGGCGAACTCGCCGGCGGGGACCGGCACCACCTGGTGACCCTGGACATCAGCGACCGCCCGGGGATCCGGTCCTTCAGCCGCGATGTGCTGGATAAATATGGCAAGGTGGACACGGTCCTCTCCAACGTGGGCATCGGTTTCTTCGGGCCCTTCGAGGAGATCGACCTGGAGGCCGCCCTGCGCTGCCTGGAGATCAACGTCATCGGTGCGGCGGCGGTCTTCCAGGCCTTCCTGCCCTCCATGCGCGAGAGGGGGGAGGGGAAGCTGGTGGCCATGTCGTCGCTGGTGGGGCAGATCCCGTTCCCCTTCGAGTCCATCTACACCGCCAGCAAGTTCGCCCTGGAGGGGCTGCTCCTGGCCTTCCGCTACGAGGTGGAGCCCTTCGGCATCCGGGTGGCCATCATCGAGCCCGCCCAGGTTTCCACGGGCTTCGCGGCCAAGATACACAAGCTCCCTCCCGAGGGTTCCCCCTACCGCGAGCGGGTGAAGAGGTTCATCGACCGCGACAACGAGCTCATCAAGACCGCCCCGGACCCGGTGCAGGCGGCGCGCGCCGTCGCCAAGGTGGTGGAGGCGGAAAAGCCTCCCCTTTTCACGCGCCTCGCCTTCCGGGACTCCTTCTTCATCACCATCAACAGGTGGCTGCCTGCGGGGATACGGGACGCCATCCTGGTCAACTTCATGAAGATAAAGGTGTGA
- a CDS encoding formate C-acetyltransferase/glycerol dehydratase family glycyl radical enzyme, translating into MRETGTRVVAAPTDRVKRLRERIVAAPQEVCVERARYLTEAMRAHWDEDPLTRMSMALEHILENITITIREGEVVVGCRTSKLKGAPLFPENKARWLEEDVENFDARILQRALITPEEKRELREDILPFWRGRTVEERFESLLPPDVAEDMDKYIFTIMLEMTYGIGHFTMDHPTLLRLGMGGIAAEAERRLGELPAREREGEKGRFYQSVVRSLRAAVRFARRHADLARRMAEEEKDPSRAEELREMARVCGRVPERPAETFHEAVQSVYFAHLIAQIESGGNSISLGRIDQYLLPYYRRDLEAGRITPEKARELLSLLYLKTCEIWNVLEEAFIPGGEGAEGKTTQNLTIGGLGPDGEDATNELSYLALDAFADVRTVQPNVSLRLGSRAPRDFFLRAVEYARDGVPLHFFNDDAVVPTLVRGGHSLEDARDYALVGCVEPNAQGKTFGSTFAVQFNGIKCVEFALSNGVDNIFGYSSGIETGDPASFTSFQQVWEAFAAQMSHFVGQMVKGMEALDTAIAGMLPSPFASALIGGPLEKGLDVTRGGATYNSTGVQLMGFSNTADSLYAVKKAVFEDGRYSLEDLADWLAGDWADAEEARKYLLLKVPKYGNDLEEPDEMAARVLDLFCDLLEGHTNYRGGAFWPGVFSVGFHLAMGSFTGATPDGRNAGDALGNGLTPSNGCAVSGPTAVMNSVCKLPLGRLYNGANLNMRFPGTRTDPEKLLALIQGYFSGGGLQVQFNTVDTETLRRAQVEPEKYRDLVVRISGYSVLFTGLSDTAQEEIISRYEYQV; encoded by the coding sequence ATGAGGGAAACGGGCACACGGGTGGTTGCGGCACCCACGGATAGGGTGAAGAGGCTGCGGGAGAGGATCGTCGCCGCTCCCCAGGAGGTGTGCGTGGAGCGGGCGCGCTACCTCACGGAGGCCATGCGCGCGCACTGGGACGAGGACCCCCTGACGCGCATGAGCATGGCGCTCGAACATATCCTGGAAAACATAACCATAACGATCAGGGAGGGCGAGGTCGTGGTCGGGTGCCGCACCTCCAAGCTGAAGGGCGCCCCCCTCTTCCCGGAGAACAAGGCGCGCTGGCTGGAGGAGGACGTCGAGAACTTCGACGCCAGGATCCTGCAGCGGGCGCTGATAACGCCCGAGGAGAAACGGGAGCTGCGCGAGGACATCCTTCCCTTCTGGCGAGGCAGGACGGTGGAGGAGCGCTTCGAGAGCCTGCTGCCGCCGGACGTGGCCGAGGACATGGACAAGTACATCTTCACCATCATGCTGGAGATGACCTACGGGATCGGGCACTTCACCATGGATCACCCCACCCTGCTGCGCCTGGGCATGGGGGGGATCGCGGCGGAGGCGGAAAGGCGCCTGGGAGAGCTTCCCGCGCGGGAGCGCGAGGGTGAAAAAGGGAGATTCTACCAGTCCGTGGTCCGCTCCCTGCGGGCGGCGGTCCGCTTCGCCCGCCGCCACGCCGACCTGGCCCGGCGCATGGCGGAGGAGGAGAAGGACCCATCTCGCGCGGAGGAGCTGCGGGAGATGGCCCGCGTCTGCGGTCGCGTCCCCGAGCGCCCCGCGGAGACCTTCCACGAGGCAGTGCAGAGCGTCTACTTCGCCCACCTCATCGCGCAGATAGAGAGCGGCGGCAACTCCATCTCCCTGGGGCGCATCGACCAGTACCTCCTCCCCTATTACCGCCGGGACCTGGAGGCGGGCCGCATCACCCCCGAGAAGGCCCGAGAGCTCCTCTCCCTCCTCTATCTCAAGACCTGCGAGATATGGAACGTCCTGGAAGAGGCCTTCATCCCCGGCGGGGAGGGGGCGGAGGGAAAGACCACCCAGAACCTGACCATCGGTGGCCTGGGTCCCGACGGCGAGGACGCCACAAACGAGCTCAGCTACCTGGCGCTGGACGCCTTCGCGGACGTGCGCACGGTGCAGCCAAACGTGAGCCTGCGCCTGGGCTCGCGGGCCCCCCGCGATTTCTTCCTGCGGGCGGTCGAGTATGCCCGGGACGGCGTGCCCCTGCACTTCTTCAACGACGACGCCGTGGTACCCACCCTGGTGCGCGGGGGCCATTCCCTGGAGGACGCGCGGGACTACGCGCTGGTGGGTTGCGTGGAGCCGAACGCCCAGGGCAAGACCTTCGGGTCCACCTTCGCCGTGCAGTTCAACGGCATCAAGTGCGTGGAGTTCGCACTCTCCAACGGGGTGGACAACATCTTCGGTTACAGCTCGGGCATCGAGACAGGCGACCCCGCCTCCTTCACCTCCTTCCAGCAGGTCTGGGAGGCCTTCGCCGCCCAGATGTCCCACTTCGTCGGGCAGATGGTCAAGGGCATGGAGGCCCTGGACACGGCCATCGCGGGCATGCTCCCCTCACCCTTCGCCTCGGCCCTCATCGGGGGGCCCCTGGAAAAGGGCCTGGACGTCACGCGGGGAGGGGCGACGTACAACTCCACCGGCGTGCAGTTGATGGGGTTTTCCAACACCGCGGACAGCCTCTACGCCGTGAAGAAAGCCGTCTTCGAGGATGGAAGATATTCCCTTGAGGACCTGGCGGACTGGCTGGCCGGGGACTGGGCGGACGCCGAGGAGGCGCGCAAGTACCTGCTCCTGAAGGTGCCCAAGTACGGCAACGACCTGGAGGAGCCGGACGAGATGGCGGCGCGCGTGCTCGACCTATTCTGCGACCTCCTGGAAGGTCATACCAACTACCGGGGGGGCGCCTTCTGGCCGGGGGTCTTCTCCGTGGGCTTCCACCTGGCCATGGGTTCCTTCACCGGCGCCACGCCCGACGGCCGCAACGCGGGGGATGCCCTGGGCAACGGCCTCACCCCCTCCAACGGCTGCGCCGTTTCGGGTCCCACGGCGGTGATGAACTCCGTGTGCAAGCTGCCCCTCGGCCGCCTCTACAACGGCGCCAACCTCAACATGCGCTTCCCCGGGACAAGGACGGACCCCGAGAAGCTGCTGGCCCTCATCCAGGGATACTTCAGCGGGGGCGGACTGCAGGTCCAGTTCAACACGGTGGACACGGAGACCCTGCGGCGGGCCCAGGTCGAGCCAGAGAAATACCGTGACCTGGTGGTGCGCATAAGCGGTTATTCCGTCCTCTTCACCGGCCTGAGCGACACCGCCCAGGAGGAGATAATCAGCCGCTACGAATACCAGGTCTGA
- a CDS encoding CoA transferase subunit A, translating into MSKVMTMREAIAEHVHDGDFLFIGGYICRTPFAAIHEIIRQGKKDLTVTRSNAADDFDMLIGAGAVKRFIATFLSLGVYGLGRCFRRSLEKGIPHRIELEEYTNLSLPMMLMAGALGMPFIPVKDMVGSDLLKVRSFLGEGKYKVIDNPFDGTPTLLVPALNPDVAIIHVQQADEDGNAQVWGIEGDCKWGANAARKVIVSCERIVSREVIGKDPSRTIVPDFQVAAVVEEPFGAHPGYTPGFYDVDFMFGSLYQQASGSEEGFRAFLDEWVFGVEDRNAYVQHYIEKFGYSQFRGLMAEFDYGYPVSYAY; encoded by the coding sequence ATGAGCAAAGTCATGACCATGCGCGAGGCCATCGCCGAGCACGTCCACGACGGGGATTTTCTCTTCATCGGCGGCTACATCTGCCGGACCCCCTTCGCCGCCATACACGAGATCATCCGGCAGGGTAAGAAAGACCTCACCGTCACCCGCAGCAACGCCGCGGACGATTTCGACATGCTCATCGGGGCGGGGGCGGTGAAGCGGTTCATCGCCACCTTCCTCTCCCTGGGCGTTTACGGGTTGGGAAGGTGCTTCCGGCGTTCCCTGGAGAAGGGGATACCGCACAGGATCGAGTTGGAGGAATACACCAACCTGTCCCTGCCCATGATGCTCATGGCCGGCGCCCTGGGTATGCCCTTCATCCCGGTGAAGGACATGGTGGGGTCGGACCTGCTGAAGGTGAGATCCTTCCTGGGAGAGGGAAAGTACAAGGTCATCGATAATCCCTTCGACGGCACACCCACCCTGCTGGTGCCGGCGCTCAACCCGGACGTGGCCATCATCCACGTGCAGCAGGCGGACGAGGACGGCAACGCCCAGGTATGGGGCATCGAGGGCGACTGCAAGTGGGGGGCCAACGCCGCCCGCAAGGTCATCGTGAGCTGCGAGAGGATAGTCTCCCGCGAGGTGATCGGGAAGGACCCCTCGCGCACCATCGTCCCCGACTTCCAGGTGGCGGCGGTGGTGGAGGAGCCCTTCGGGGCGCATCCCGGCTACACCCCGGGCTTCTACGACGTGGACTTCATGTTTGGCAGCCTTTACCAGCAGGCCTCGGGCAGCGAGGAGGGTTTCCGGGCCTTTCTCGACGAGTGGGTCTTCGGGGTCGAGGACCGCAACGCCTACGTACAGCATTACATCGAGAAGTTCGGGTACTCCCAGTTCCGGGGGCTCATGGCCGAGTTCGATTACGGTTACCCGGTCAGCTACGCGTACTGA
- a CDS encoding CoA-transferase subunit beta: MACCGAREIRDGDLVIVGTGFPSVAANIARYTHAPNARMMQESGVYDAQPKRPALSVGDPCLNPGAAFIGSLIDVMGMFLQGGKVDVGFLAGSQVDKYGNINTTVIGDYERPRSRLPGSGGANPIGLLAKRVLIIALHDKRRLAERVDFITTPGYIDGPGSRAAWGLPEDQGPEVIITNKGVLRFDKESKEAYLESYHPGSTIEEILENTPWELKVAEDVHETPPPTAEELRAIREIIDPMRMITIYLKRGYV, encoded by the coding sequence ATGGCATGCTGCGGGGCCCGGGAGATACGCGACGGGGACCTGGTCATCGTGGGCACCGGGTTCCCCAGCGTGGCCGCCAACATCGCCCGCTACACCCACGCGCCCAACGCGCGCATGATGCAGGAGTCGGGGGTTTACGACGCCCAGCCCAAGCGCCCGGCCCTCTCGGTGGGAGACCCCTGCCTCAACCCCGGGGCCGCCTTCATCGGCTCCCTCATAGACGTGATGGGCATGTTCCTGCAGGGTGGAAAGGTGGACGTGGGTTTCCTGGCCGGGAGCCAGGTGGATAAATATGGCAACATCAACACCACCGTCATCGGGGACTACGAGCGGCCCAGGAGCCGCCTGCCGGGGAGCGGGGGAGCCAATCCCATCGGGCTCCTTGCGAAGAGGGTGCTCATCATCGCCCTGCACGACAAGCGGCGCCTGGCGGAGCGGGTGGACTTCATCACCACCCCCGGCTACATCGACGGCCCGGGAAGCCGCGCCGCGTGGGGTCTCCCGGAGGACCAGGGGCCGGAGGTCATCATCACCAACAAGGGCGTGCTGCGCTTCGACAAGGAGAGCAAGGAAGCCTACCTGGAGTCCTACCACCCGGGAAGCACCATCGAGGAGATCCTGGAGAACACCCCCTGGGAGCTCAAGGTGGCGGAGGACGTGCACGAGACGCCGCCGCCCACCGCGGAGGAGCTGCGGGCCATCCGGGAGATCATCGACCCCATGCGCATGATCACCATCTACCTCAAGCGCGGCTACGTCTGA
- a CDS encoding MmgE/PrpD family protein — protein sequence MDETRKLAGFCARARWDDLPPEVRRRARICVLDFVANVYGSLQLREVRGIADYVRSLGGAPTSAVLGCGYGTAPQLAAFVNGTLAESIEAQDGLRYGGNHPVSAVMPAALATAESEGCGGRKFLEALVAGYEVANRTAAAVHPSHTLSGFLPTGTCGTFGAAAAAALLMGLDEEGILNALGIAGYLAPLSMAEILMGGFTAKVVQGGQAAAAGITAAALAKSGITGAPYVLEGSQLQGGFTQITLRGEANLERITEGLGEHYSILDMYLKPYSACRHTHGAVQALLEILAERDPKPDEVEKVEVYTYGIAVVAVGKGLGENESFVSAQFSIPYVVAAAMLDRELGPRQLTAERRADPALRELMSRVEVKLDEDLQKVYPEKTTSRVELLLAGGERLARQVDVPKGDPRDPMEEDDVREKLRRFAGDRDAGKLEELAGMVMRLEEIGDMGRFTEMV from the coding sequence GTGGACGAAACGCGCAAGCTGGCCGGCTTCTGCGCGCGCGCGCGCTGGGATGACCTGCCCCCCGAGGTGCGGCGGCGCGCCAGGATCTGCGTGCTGGACTTCGTGGCCAACGTCTACGGTTCGCTGCAGTTGCGCGAGGTGAGGGGGATCGCGGACTACGTCCGTTCCCTGGGGGGAGCCCCCACGTCCGCCGTCCTGGGCTGCGGGTACGGGACGGCCCCGCAGCTGGCGGCCTTCGTCAACGGCACGCTGGCGGAATCCATCGAGGCGCAGGACGGGCTGCGCTACGGCGGCAACCACCCGGTTTCGGCGGTGATGCCCGCGGCGCTGGCGACGGCGGAGAGCGAGGGCTGCGGCGGAAGGAAATTCCTGGAAGCACTGGTGGCGGGCTACGAGGTGGCCAACCGCACGGCGGCCGCCGTGCACCCCTCCCACACCCTTTCCGGCTTTCTGCCCACGGGCACCTGCGGGACCTTCGGGGCCGCGGCGGCGGCGGCCCTGCTCATGGGCCTGGACGAGGAGGGCATACTCAACGCCCTGGGGATCGCGGGCTACCTGGCTCCCCTTTCCATGGCGGAGATCCTCATGGGCGGCTTCACCGCCAAGGTGGTGCAGGGCGGGCAGGCGGCCGCGGCGGGTATCACCGCCGCCGCCCTGGCGAAGTCCGGGATCACGGGGGCGCCCTACGTACTGGAAGGCTCCCAGCTGCAGGGGGGCTTCACCCAGATCACGCTGCGTGGGGAAGCCAACCTGGAAAGGATCACCGAGGGGCTGGGAGAGCACTACAGCATCCTGGACATGTACCTCAAGCCCTATTCCGCGTGCCGACACACCCACGGGGCGGTGCAGGCCCTGCTGGAAATACTCGCCGAGAGGGACCCGAAGCCCGACGAGGTGGAGAAGGTGGAGGTCTACACCTACGGCATCGCGGTGGTGGCGGTGGGCAAGGGGCTGGGCGAGAACGAGAGCTTCGTGTCCGCCCAGTTCTCCATCCCCTACGTGGTGGCGGCGGCCATGCTGGACCGTGAGCTGGGGCCGCGCCAGCTCACCGCGGAGAGGCGCGCCGACCCCGCGCTGAGGGAGCTCATGTCGCGGGTGGAGGTGAAGCTGGACGAGGACCTGCAGAAGGTCTACCCGGAGAAGACGACCAGCCGCGTGGAGCTGCTGCTCGCGGGAGGGGAGAGGCTGGCGCGGCAGGTGGACGTCCCCAAGGGAGACCCCCGCGACCCCATGGAGGAGGACGACGTGCGCGAAAAACTGCGGCGCTTCGCCGGAGACCGCGACGCGGGGAAGCTGGAGGAGCTGGCCGGCATGGTCATGCGCCTGGAGGAGATCGGAGACATGGGAAGGTTCACGGAGATGGTATAG
- a CDS encoding acyl-CoA dehydrogenase family protein, producing the protein MDFSFNDEQKLLIETIRAMGEREDFKQLAADIDARAEFPHHLLKKYADMDLLGMTLSPEYGGGGAPAINAILAIEELAKFSPMIAAPVFESNVGAVRVIDLFGTEEQKRAIIPGVCRGELSVSVCMTEPEAGSDLTSLKTHVVEDGDDLILNGQKIFISGGGEASHYLVYTRFGDIMGYKGIGGIIVERDMPGFSFGKQEEFMGLRGMPSCELIFEDVRVPRKNVVLEAGEFSKLMLTFDIERCGNAAMCLGVAGGALEEAKAYAMQRRAFGRPICEFQAIQFMIVDMAMKLEAARLLVYRAASGAGQGLPSVYEASLAKCFANEMVVEVTNAAMQVFGGYGYSRDFPVERMMRDAKAWGVAGGTVQMLRITLASFLFGRRFDQRPGK; encoded by the coding sequence ATGGACTTTTCCTTCAACGACGAACAGAAGCTGCTGATCGAGACCATCCGCGCCATGGGGGAGAGGGAGGACTTCAAACAGCTCGCCGCGGACATAGACGCCAGGGCCGAGTTCCCCCACCACCTCCTGAAGAAATACGCGGACATGGACCTCCTGGGGATGACCCTCTCCCCGGAGTACGGGGGAGGGGGCGCTCCGGCCATCAACGCCATTTTGGCCATCGAGGAGCTGGCGAAGTTCAGTCCCATGATCGCCGCGCCGGTCTTCGAGTCCAACGTAGGGGCGGTGCGGGTGATAGACCTCTTCGGCACGGAGGAGCAGAAACGGGCCATCATCCCCGGGGTGTGCCGGGGGGAGCTGAGCGTGTCCGTGTGCATGACCGAGCCGGAGGCCGGTTCCGACCTCACCTCCCTCAAGACCCACGTGGTGGAGGACGGCGACGACCTCATCCTCAACGGGCAGAAGATATTCATCTCCGGGGGCGGGGAAGCCAGCCATTACCTGGTCTACACCCGCTTCGGGGACATCATGGGCTACAAGGGGATCGGGGGCATCATCGTGGAGAGGGACATGCCGGGGTTCTCCTTCGGCAAACAGGAGGAATTCATGGGCCTGCGCGGCATGCCCTCCTGCGAGCTCATCTTCGAGGACGTGCGGGTTCCCAGGAAGAACGTGGTCCTGGAGGCGGGGGAGTTCAGCAAGCTCATGCTCACCTTCGACATCGAGCGCTGCGGGAACGCGGCCATGTGCCTGGGGGTGGCGGGGGGCGCCCTGGAGGAGGCCAAGGCCTACGCCATGCAGCGCCGCGCCTTCGGGAGGCCCATCTGCGAGTTCCAGGCCATCCAGTTCATGATCGTGGACATGGCCATGAAGCTGGAGGCGGCGCGCCTGCTTGTCTACCGGGCGGCCAGCGGCGCGGGTCAGGGCTTGCCCTCCGTCTACGAGGCCTCGCTGGCCAAGTGCTTCGCCAACGAGATGGTGGTGGAGGTGACCAACGCGGCCATGCAGGTCTTCGGCGGCTACGGGTACAGCAGGGACTTCCCGGTGGAGAGGATGATGCGCGACGCCAAGGCCTGGGGAGTGGCGGGTGGCACCGTGCAGATGCTGCGCATCACCCTGGCCAGTTTCCTTTTCGGCAGGCGCTTCGACCAGCGGCCGGGAAAGTGA